One genomic window of Pseudoxanthomonas sp. includes the following:
- a CDS encoding CmpA/NrtA family ABC transporter substrate-binding protein has product MNDTDLTVLRVAYMPLIDCAPLLAASRLGLDREQGLHLQLQRQASWAAVRDRLLSGEVDAAHALAGLVYGIELGVAGPRAPMALLMTLNHNGQAITLAPQLADALAAGRALPEVLAGLGRRAVFAQTFPTGTHALWLYYWLAASGVDPMRDIDVLTIPPPQMPEALAEGLVDGYCSGEPWAAVAEARGVGRRVIRSGEIWPGHPEKVLACRRDFAALQPELAERLTACVLAACRWLDADPANRARCAQWLAEPDVIGLPVAQLEACLQYDAADPAALAFHRGGTVNMPWLSDGEWFLSQVLRWGWCGSLPEQEALLRDIHRLDSYRHAAARVGVAVPAEVRRTVRLFDQGSGD; this is encoded by the coding sequence ATGAACGACACCGACCTGACCGTGCTGCGGGTGGCCTACATGCCGCTGATCGACTGCGCGCCGTTGCTGGCGGCCAGCCGGCTCGGCCTGGACCGCGAGCAGGGCCTGCACCTGCAACTGCAGCGCCAGGCCTCCTGGGCCGCGGTGCGTGACCGCCTGCTTTCCGGCGAAGTGGACGCCGCCCATGCGCTGGCAGGCCTGGTCTACGGGATCGAGCTGGGCGTCGCCGGGCCGCGCGCGCCGATGGCGTTGCTGATGACGCTCAACCACAACGGCCAGGCGATCACCCTGGCCCCGCAACTGGCCGACGCCCTCGCCGCCGGGCGTGCCTTGCCCGAGGTGCTGGCCGGGCTGGGCCGGCGCGCGGTGTTCGCGCAGACCTTTCCCACCGGAACCCATGCGCTGTGGCTGTACTACTGGCTGGCGGCTTCGGGCGTGGACCCGATGCGCGACATCGACGTGCTGACGATCCCGCCGCCACAGATGCCGGAGGCGCTGGCCGAGGGCCTGGTCGATGGCTACTGCTCCGGTGAACCGTGGGCGGCAGTGGCCGAGGCGCGGGGCGTCGGACGACGGGTGATCCGCAGTGGTGAGATCTGGCCGGGGCACCCGGAGAAAGTGCTTGCCTGCCGGCGCGACTTCGCCGCGCTGCAGCCGGAGCTGGCCGAGCGTTTGACGGCCTGCGTGCTTGCCGCCTGCCGCTGGCTCGATGCTGATCCGGCCAACCGGGCGCGCTGCGCGCAGTGGCTGGCCGAGCCCGATGTGATCGGCTTGCCGGTCGCGCAGCTGGAGGCGTGCCTGCAATACGACGCCGCCGATCCGGCGGCATTGGCTTTCCACCGCGGCGGCACGGTGAACATGCCGTGGCTGTCCGATGGGGAATGGTTCCTGTCGCAGGTGCTGCGCTGGGGCTGGTGCGGATCGCTGCCGGAACAGGAAGCCTTGCTGCGCGACATCCATCGGTTGGACAGCTACCGCCATGCGGCGGCGCGGGTCGGGGTCGCGGTGCCTGCCGAGGTGCGGCGCACGGTGCGGCTGTTCGATCAGGGCAGCGGCGATTGA
- a CDS encoding ANTAR domain-containing protein produces the protein MRVLLVNDTEKPIGQLREALERAGYEVLDEVANTAALLRAVLECQPDLVVIDVDSPSRDTLEQLAMLHSRAPRPVVMFSGDGNDQLIRAAVGAGVTAYVIDGLSPARLAPVVQVALARFEQESGMRRRLDEVQQALQDRKLTERAKGLLMEKRGLSEADAYAVLRQQAMKQGLKLVEVARRIVAMADLLG, from the coding sequence ATGCGTGTCTTGCTGGTCAACGATACCGAGAAACCGATCGGCCAGCTGCGCGAAGCGCTTGAGCGTGCCGGTTACGAGGTGTTGGACGAGGTCGCGAACACCGCGGCGCTGCTGCGCGCGGTGCTGGAGTGCCAGCCGGACCTGGTGGTGATCGACGTCGATTCCCCCTCGCGCGACACGCTGGAGCAGTTGGCGATGCTGCACAGCCGTGCGCCGCGTCCGGTGGTCATGTTTTCCGGTGATGGCAATGACCAGCTGATCCGCGCTGCGGTCGGCGCGGGCGTGACCGCCTACGTGATCGATGGGCTTTCACCGGCGCGGCTGGCGCCGGTCGTGCAGGTGGCGCTGGCGCGTTTCGAGCAGGAAAGCGGGATGCGAAGGCGCCTGGACGAGGTGCAGCAGGCCTTGCAGGACCGCAAGCTGACCGAGCGCGCCAAGGGGCTGCTGATGGAAAAACGTGGCCTGTCCGAAGCCGACGCCTACGCCGTGTTGCGCCAGCAGGCCATGAAGCAAGGCCTCAAGCTGGTCGAGGTGGCGCGTCGCATCGTGGCCATGGCCGACTTGCTGGGATGA